The sequence TTACAATATGAgatatccaccaatccaaagaaaagATAGGCGGGAGCTAGACAGCCCGCCTTGCcactttgtggacaacgactcccattgttagggcagagagacaagtatcttgtcagtatatccataatctttgctATGAGTACAGAAACGCATGACAACGCTTCCTCTTCCTGTCTATGAAAAATACAAGTGATAGGACAACATCCTATTCGTGTAATGCTTTTGATGACTGTTTCATCGAAACAAACAGAACATTATGGACACAAATAGATAGAAAAACAAACATGTTATAATAGTAATCACATTTTAGTCAAATTAGTAATTTAAATGTCCTACATCTGGTTATGTTTGACGGTTTCTGCTTTCCGTAGCTTAGAAATACCACTTCTTGTTTTTACAGAAGGCGGTGCTTATTATTTGTTGTCATGGCGGCATTTTAAACAGTTTTAGCTGTGATTCGCTTGCTAACTAGCTGTCGAAGTATATCCCGTACAAATAGTATCCTAGCTACATATTTTCACTTTCTTTACATGATAATATTCGAAGCATAATGTACCATCTGGTTGCATGGCCACATACGTACTGAAATGTTAGGCAATGTTTTGCCAAATGTAtcaaagctaacgttagctagctttctAGGCAGGTAGCTAGGTGTACAGGCCACAGCTGATGTAGATATACCGGTAGTTATCTAGGGGATTTAGGAACAGCCATGACTGCAAACCTTCTATAGTCCCCGATGACCTTAGGGCAATCGAAAAGCTGGGTCACATTAGGTCCAAATCGAAGCACTCGGCTTTCTCAGACCCAGGTAAGATAACGTTAGCTAAAGGACATTCATGTAAACCCACATATGGTCAAATGGATTGTGAACTATCTGACCAATAAGACCACAGTTCGTAAGATTGAACCAGGCAGTATGAGACCAGATATGCGCAAACACCGTAACGTTAGCCCCACAAGGCCCTGTCACCTTTCCTGTTTCCTCTCAATACATACATTACTTCACACAACAATGAACTGCGCCACCTGCAGAAATTCTCAGACTCTGCTATAGCAAGTTGTATCATGAAAGGTGACGATGCTCCTAACAGGGAATTAAGAGTCCTGAGAGTTATAGTGGACAATAAACTGAAGGATAATTCCCAGAGTATCTATAAAAAAGCCTAATCCAGACTGTACTTTTTAAGGAAGCTAATATATTTTAATGTATGAGACACAATGCTTCTCATGTTTTACAGCCACAGCCATCACAAATGACTAATTTGTTATGCCTTTTATTTATGTAGTTGTTGCTGTTTCCGAGGTGAATAGACAACATACTTTCTTACCTATCTTTTATGGCTATTAACGTGCGGGAGTTTTATTTAAGCGATAATGCCTGagggggtgtgatatatggccaatataccacagctaagggttgttcttaggcacgatgcaacgtggtatattggccatatgtcACAAacacccaaggtgccttattgctattataaaatgGCTACCAACATAATAagagtagtaaaaataaatattttgtcacACCCGTAtatcacggctgtcagccaatcagcattcagggctcgatccacccagtttataatatgtgTTTTATCATGTGTTTGTCACTGATATGGCTCCTGTCTTTGTAATTTTATTGATTGATGATGCTGAGTTGGGATTAATAAagtactactgtactctctactctctctccatcttataCTAGTAATGATACTAGCATGCCATCATGATGGATATTGAAATATAACATTATCACGTTGTGAATGCCAGTTGATGTGGCCAGATGATAAGTTGGACAGCCGGATGTAACgtcaacttagctagctagctaaatagtggCACTGGAATGATTCCAGTGCCACTATTGTTTTCTTTCAGTTACTCTTCAGTGCAACCATGCCTGCCAACGCCTATAACCGTGCTACCCAAGTTGGCCCAGCTGGACCCATTGTGATTGAGAAGCTGATGCCCCGGGTAGAGAAGCGGGATGACCTGGATAGCACCTGcagctctctgtgtttctctgctcTGTCTGAGGAGCGTCTGCTGGCTGCAGTCAGGCTGGCCAAGAGAGATCTGAGGAAGAGATGACAGGAGTCATTGAAGAGCTCCCCCatcagaccacagccagaggagaccACTCCCATCAAGAACAATGTGGAGCAGGTAAACAAGGCTCATCAATATACTCCCCTTTCACTTGTAGAATTTATAGAAATGTTACTCTGCTCCAAGAACGATTAATCGATCATCAACCTTTATAATCGATTATCAACCATGCTAATTTTTCAATTTCAAGCAGAAGAGGGTTTTTCCTAAGGGGAGGTCAAAGACAGCCGGCCCCAAAGAAGAAGTGACTCGGTCTGGAGCCAAGGTGCTTGTATGCACCCCCCAGAAGTACATCTCTGTACCCCCTGGGCCTGATCATGGCCTGTCCCCCCCAACCAGAGACCCTGGCCCAAGGcagacagccagccaggcaggagCCCGAGACAGCACTCAGCCAGGAGGTCCGCAGGCTGCAGAGAGAGCTGGCCAACTACATCCAGAGATTAGATCAGCTCACAAACAGAGGTAACACCACATAAATAAAGTTACCCAGTCAAATCGCCATGGTCAGAGGTTCTAGGCCTGTTGtagtgattatatttctatgggtaACACAGCTGGAGTGGCACCTTGTTGGCATACTGTGCATTCCAGGGCGAATGGTTGCAGAGCCCTTGGAGCCTGATGAGCAGCGCAGGGTGGAGGTCCGCAGACAGGAACAGGCAGCCCGCTCTGCACGCATCATCTATGTGCTGCAACAACAGGCGAAAGAGATCCAAGAGGATTTAGACAAAGTGCGCTCACAGAAGATTGAGCACACAAACAAAAGTAAGTCTCACTTAATAACCAAAGCTGTTGTACTCTGATGAGGTTCATGATGAGGACAATGACAAAGACTAACACccatctccctcgctctcctttTCTCAGTCCAGAGCGATGGACAGGTTGGCTGCTGCCCACAGAGGGGCGGTCAGGGCCATGCAGAGGTTCACTAATCACCTGTCTGACACGTCTGAGGGCAGGATGCCCTCCCATTATAAAGAGCTGGGCCAGCTGATCTGCCAGCTTTCTCTGTGCTCGGCCAAGGTGGAGGTGGGCCAGGGATCAGCCATCCCAGAGACTGCCCTGGACATCCTGCAGAAACTAGGGGTCAGTCATAGGCtcagtcccaaatggctccttattgtctttatagtgcagtacttttgaccaggggcaaGGGCcaaaggtctctggtcaaaagtaatgcactatataggaagtACAAAGCCATTTGTGATGCATCCATATATTTAATCCACCTACAGGTCACTCACACCTTATTACACAGAACATTTCCCAAATGAACTACTGTACATCTATTGGTCATTTTTCATAAGTAGCTTCCTTATACATTTATATTAGCTTCCTTACACATCTATATTAGGTTATACAAGCAATACTCCATTAACAAACCTAAGCTATTCAATATAAAGAAAGTGGAAATAAATGTGCTGGAGAGCCACAAAACCATAGGTAGAGCTGAagtattatacagtacatttCATTTAGATTTTATTTGGCTTCTTTAATTTGAATGTATACAGAATATATTTGTTTttcgtgtctctctgtgtctctcagacCCTGGATACTGCTCTCAGCAAGCAGGAGAGTCCAGTACATAGGAGGCACGCCCGAGCGCGCAGTTCCTCCCCTGCATGCTACCGCAGGTCTCCACATCGCAGCATGTCTCCTCCCCGTTCTCGTGCACCCAGGGGCCCTGCCACCAGGGGTCTCAGAGGACCTTTTAGAGCAGCAGGCCCCAAGAAGTCCTTCCCTGGTGAGCAACGAGCAGGTGTTCTCATTCTAATTCTGGCTGAGTGACTCAGCATTCAGAGACACTCATTATCCCAGTCAGCTGTGCTGCTGAAGCTATTTTATTAGCATTTTAATAAGGATAGCCTAATTATctagtcttttttttttattggctcATTATTCCATATCCTCATAATATCAATAACTCATATAAATTAATTTCATACATCATTAAACCGGGAACAACCAACACAGCAAATGTGTCAGACAAATCAGCATCCCCCATCCTACGGTTGAgaccacagtcacacagacacagcagtTGATAAAATATCTGATCCAAAAATAGAACATTTATTGTGTGGGTGGAACGATTCCTGAAACTGTATTTTTAATTTGAGCGTCTCGTGTCTTTGTTGTTTACCCTGTACTTTCATTGTGAACGAGGTAGCAGATTCTTACGGTTCCCATGGCTCAGGAAATTACCTGAAGGCTTAAGTGCTATCTGTGTTTGGGCCTCCCACTGAGCTTGAATCACGGCACCAGGGTGGAGATTAAtgagtggctggctgactgacacaAAGAGGGGAGAGCGGGGCCGGGGTCCGGTTCTCTGGCCATGGGTCTCCTGCAGGCAGCTCATTGTGTGGGTTGTTAGCTCCTACTATGTACAGTCTCCCTGTGGGAGATATGATGCAGCCACAACACACCACGAGAGGGTTTGAACTGGATAGTACACACAGGTCTCCTTGGCAACTAATAACAGTTCTCACTGTCAATGAACAAACCCCCTACTGTACCTTCTCCACACTGCCAAACAAGCAGCAGGCAGGTGTCTGTTTGTGTGCTAGTTGGCCAGATAATTGTGTAGTCTGTCAAAGGAGCATGCAGGTGTTAAGGGCCGTACAGGCTTTACTAATGTTTGATTAGTCATGCCAAGCACTGTAACACTTATCTGTAAGGGCCTATAGAAATGATTGAGCACATAGCCTAGCTATTCAAGTGTTTCAAAACAACATTT comes from Salmo salar chromosome ssa20, Ssal_v3.1, whole genome shotgun sequence and encodes:
- the LOC106581176 gene encoding uncharacterized protein, producing the protein MDRLAAAHRGAVRAMQRFTNHLSDTSEGRMPSHYKELGQLICQLSLCSAKVEVGQGSAIPETALDILQKLGTLDTALSKQESPVHRRHARARSSSPACYRRSPHRSMSPPRSRAPRGPATRGLRGPFRAAGPKKSFPANRRALPQHQQPPRATEPPPQLDRSQVLRAGLESLVHLRELGEGGGQVPNSQGALHPDRTKKQGAHVRDTGFQQPTVASRLRVSAPTEGGLCALDTHVTSLSF